The Arachis hypogaea cultivar Tifrunner chromosome 19, arahy.Tifrunner.gnm2.J5K5, whole genome shotgun sequence genome has a window encoding:
- the LOC112777316 gene encoding gamma-tubulin complex component 2 isoform X2 translates to MVGVEGRYILIRTVRGKTDDVTFHVDPSMDLALQELAKRIFPLCRSFLLINQFVESRSQFQNGLVNHAFSAALRALLLDYQAMVAQLEHQFRLGRLSLQGLWFYCQPMMGSMQALSIVIQKAASNNFSGSAVLNLLQSQAKAMAGDNAVRLLLEKMTQCASNAYMSILERWVYEGVIDDPYGEFFIAEDKSFQKESLTQDYDAKYWGQRYSLKDGIPSFLANIAQTILTTGKYLNVMRECGHNVQVPQSENSKLMSSGSNHHYLECIKAAYNFASRELLNLIKEKYDLMGKLRSIKHYLLLDQGDFLVHFMDIARDELAKKPDEVSVEKLQSLLDLALRTTAAAADPLHEGVTCVVERSSLLKRSSTFKDLELSQRSSGDNDLEEPVSITSLETFSLSYKVQWPLSIVLSRKALTRYQLIFRFLFHCKHVERQLCGAWQVHQGVKALNTRGTALSRSSLLCRSMLKFINSLLHYLTFEVIEPNWHVMHDRLQSANSIDEVIQHHDFFLDKCLRECLLLLPELLKKVQKLESMCLQYAAATQWLISSSIVLHNPDEPTESSTKAKQRKSGQVLKSTTRNVAVTESILKFEKEFNAELQSLGSMLSSSSQAEPYLAHLAQLILGVKSEQNGF, encoded by the exons ATGGTTGGGGTCGAAGGACGTTACATCTTAATCAGAACAGTTCGTGGAAAGACGGATGATGTTACTTTCCATGTTGACCCATCTATGGATTTGGCACTGCAG GAATTGGCAAAACGGATATTCCCTCTTTGTAGGAGCTTTTTGTTGATCAACCAGTTTGTGGAGTCAAGGTCTCAGTTCCAGAATGGCCTTGTTAATCATGCTTTCTCTGCTGCTCTGAGGGCTCTTCTTCTT GATTACCAAGCCATGGTAGCACAGCTCGAACACCAATTTCGGCTTGGTAGACTTTCCCTTCAAGGATTGTGGTTCTATTGTCAG CCCATGATGGGGTCAATGCAAGCATTATCCATTGTTATTCAGAAGGCTGCATCCAACAATTTTTCTGGATCTGCTGTTCTTAACTTACTGCAGAGCCAG GCAAAGGCTATGGCTGGAGACAATGCTGTCAGGTTATTGCTTGAGAAAATGACACAATGTGCGAGCAATGCCTACATGAGCATATTGGAAAG ATGGGTCTATGAAGGAGTTATTGACGATCCATACGGAGAATTTTTCATTGCAGAGGACAAATCTTTTCAGAAG GAGAGCCTCACTCAAGATTATGATGCCAAGTATTGGGGACAGCGTTACAGCCTCAAAGATGGAATTCCTAGTTTTCTAGCAAATATTGCTCAGACAATTTTGACCACTGGAAAATATCTAAATGTCATGAGAGAATGTGGGCACAACGTTCAG GTCCCTCAATCAGAAAATTCAAAACTAATGAGCTCTGGTTCAAATCATCATTATCTTGAATGTATTAAGGCTGCCTATAACTTTGCTAGTCGTGAACTGTTGAATCTCATTAAGGAAAAG TATGATCTAATGGGAAAGCTGCGATCTATAAAGCACTaccttcttcttgatcag GGTGATTTCTTGGTACATTTTATGGATATTGCTCGAGACGAGCTAGCCAAAAAGCCTGATGAAGTCTCAGTTGAGAAGTTGCAG TCTCTTCTAGACCTTGCTTTGCGTACTACAGCAGCTGCAGCAGATCCTCTTCATGAAGGCGTAACCTGTGTTGTG GAAAGGTCATCTTTGCTGAAAAGGTCGAGCACATTCAAAGATCTTGAACTTAGCCAGCGAAGTTCGGGTGACAATGACCTGGAGGAGCCAGTTAGCATCACTAGCCTTGAAACATTTTCACTTAGTTATAAG gTGCAATGGCCATTGTCTATAGTATTATCACGAAAAGCCCTTACAAGATACCAGTTAATTTTTCGATTTCTTTTCCATTGTAAACATGTTGAGCGTCAACTGTGTGGAGCATGGCAAGTACATCAA GGTGTTAAAGCTCTCAATACACGTGGAACTGCTCTCTCCAGATCATCCCTTCTTTGCCGTAGTATGCTTAAATTCATCAATAGCCTTTTACACTATCTGACATTTGAG GTTATTGAACCCAATTGGCATGTGATGCATGACAGACTTCAATCAGCAAATAGCATAGATGAG GTTATACAGCATCATGATTTTTTCCTCGATAAATGTTTGAGAGAATGTTTGCTTCTTTTACCTGAGCTGCTCAAG AAGGTGCAGAAACTTGAATCCATGTGCCTACAATATGCAGCAGCAACTCAGTGGCTTATATCATCTTCTATAGTATTACACAATCCAGACGAACCAACTGAATCCTCGACGAAAGCCAAGCAACGGAAATCTGGCCAGGTTCTAAAGTCAACCACCAGAAATGTGGCAGTCACCGAGTCCATTCT CAAATTTGAAAAGGAATTCAATGCTGAGCTACAGAGTCTTGGATCAATGTTGAGTAGTAGTTCCCAGGCAGAGCCATATTTGGCTCATCTTGCACAATTGATCCTTGGTGTTAAAAGCGAACAGAATGGTTTTTAA
- the LOC112777316 gene encoding gamma-tubulin complex component 2 isoform X1, translating to MNHSSVDFEKPIGYYAASVQELIVIDDVLSAMVGVEGRYILIRTVRGKTDDVTFHVDPSMDLALQELAKRIFPLCRSFLLINQFVESRSQFQNGLVNHAFSAALRALLLDYQAMVAQLEHQFRLGRLSLQGLWFYCQPMMGSMQALSIVIQKAASNNFSGSAVLNLLQSQAKAMAGDNAVRLLLEKMTQCASNAYMSILERWVYEGVIDDPYGEFFIAEDKSFQKESLTQDYDAKYWGQRYSLKDGIPSFLANIAQTILTTGKYLNVMRECGHNVQVPQSENSKLMSSGSNHHYLECIKAAYNFASRELLNLIKEKYDLMGKLRSIKHYLLLDQGDFLVHFMDIARDELAKKPDEVSVEKLQSLLDLALRTTAAAADPLHEGVTCVVERSSLLKRSSTFKDLELSQRSSGDNDLEEPVSITSLETFSLSYKVQWPLSIVLSRKALTRYQLIFRFLFHCKHVERQLCGAWQVHQGVKALNTRGTALSRSSLLCRSMLKFINSLLHYLTFEVIEPNWHVMHDRLQSANSIDEVIQHHDFFLDKCLRECLLLLPELLKKVQKLESMCLQYAAATQWLISSSIVLHNPDEPTESSTKAKQRKSGQVLKSTTRNVAVTESILKFEKEFNAELQSLGSMLSSSSQAEPYLAHLAQLILGVKSEQNGF from the exons ATGAATCACTCCTCCGTAGACTTTGAGAAACCAATTGGTTACTACGCTGCTTCAGTTCAA GAGCTTATTGTTATTGATGATGTGCTTTCGGCTATGGTTGGGGTCGAAGGACGTTACATCTTAATCAGAACAGTTCGTGGAAAGACGGATGATGTTACTTTCCATGTTGACCCATCTATGGATTTGGCACTGCAG GAATTGGCAAAACGGATATTCCCTCTTTGTAGGAGCTTTTTGTTGATCAACCAGTTTGTGGAGTCAAGGTCTCAGTTCCAGAATGGCCTTGTTAATCATGCTTTCTCTGCTGCTCTGAGGGCTCTTCTTCTT GATTACCAAGCCATGGTAGCACAGCTCGAACACCAATTTCGGCTTGGTAGACTTTCCCTTCAAGGATTGTGGTTCTATTGTCAG CCCATGATGGGGTCAATGCAAGCATTATCCATTGTTATTCAGAAGGCTGCATCCAACAATTTTTCTGGATCTGCTGTTCTTAACTTACTGCAGAGCCAG GCAAAGGCTATGGCTGGAGACAATGCTGTCAGGTTATTGCTTGAGAAAATGACACAATGTGCGAGCAATGCCTACATGAGCATATTGGAAAG ATGGGTCTATGAAGGAGTTATTGACGATCCATACGGAGAATTTTTCATTGCAGAGGACAAATCTTTTCAGAAG GAGAGCCTCACTCAAGATTATGATGCCAAGTATTGGGGACAGCGTTACAGCCTCAAAGATGGAATTCCTAGTTTTCTAGCAAATATTGCTCAGACAATTTTGACCACTGGAAAATATCTAAATGTCATGAGAGAATGTGGGCACAACGTTCAG GTCCCTCAATCAGAAAATTCAAAACTAATGAGCTCTGGTTCAAATCATCATTATCTTGAATGTATTAAGGCTGCCTATAACTTTGCTAGTCGTGAACTGTTGAATCTCATTAAGGAAAAG TATGATCTAATGGGAAAGCTGCGATCTATAAAGCACTaccttcttcttgatcag GGTGATTTCTTGGTACATTTTATGGATATTGCTCGAGACGAGCTAGCCAAAAAGCCTGATGAAGTCTCAGTTGAGAAGTTGCAG TCTCTTCTAGACCTTGCTTTGCGTACTACAGCAGCTGCAGCAGATCCTCTTCATGAAGGCGTAACCTGTGTTGTG GAAAGGTCATCTTTGCTGAAAAGGTCGAGCACATTCAAAGATCTTGAACTTAGCCAGCGAAGTTCGGGTGACAATGACCTGGAGGAGCCAGTTAGCATCACTAGCCTTGAAACATTTTCACTTAGTTATAAG gTGCAATGGCCATTGTCTATAGTATTATCACGAAAAGCCCTTACAAGATACCAGTTAATTTTTCGATTTCTTTTCCATTGTAAACATGTTGAGCGTCAACTGTGTGGAGCATGGCAAGTACATCAA GGTGTTAAAGCTCTCAATACACGTGGAACTGCTCTCTCCAGATCATCCCTTCTTTGCCGTAGTATGCTTAAATTCATCAATAGCCTTTTACACTATCTGACATTTGAG GTTATTGAACCCAATTGGCATGTGATGCATGACAGACTTCAATCAGCAAATAGCATAGATGAG GTTATACAGCATCATGATTTTTTCCTCGATAAATGTTTGAGAGAATGTTTGCTTCTTTTACCTGAGCTGCTCAAG AAGGTGCAGAAACTTGAATCCATGTGCCTACAATATGCAGCAGCAACTCAGTGGCTTATATCATCTTCTATAGTATTACACAATCCAGACGAACCAACTGAATCCTCGACGAAAGCCAAGCAACGGAAATCTGGCCAGGTTCTAAAGTCAACCACCAGAAATGTGGCAGTCACCGAGTCCATTCT CAAATTTGAAAAGGAATTCAATGCTGAGCTACAGAGTCTTGGATCAATGTTGAGTAGTAGTTCCCAGGCAGAGCCATATTTGGCTCATCTTGCACAATTGATCCTTGGTGTTAAAAGCGAACAGAATGGTTTTTAA